A genomic stretch from Leptotrichia sp. HSP-536 includes:
- a CDS encoding ABC1 kinase family protein — MEIISQKTKRVMKLSGVIAKYGFNELFKRGELEKYIPKNVKRKYSDKIEEINSYTFYERIRMAIEEMGPVHIKFGQMLSNRKDILPEEFIIELQKLQDNVEVEKIDVRKKLDLELGIDVNDYFSEIEENPMASASIGQVFRAKLKTGEKVVIKIQRKNIRPVVEADLGIMKNLAKTLEKYYDDLKRMNISEIVESFEKMLNEELSLNNELNNMLRFANNFKNDSRIHVPVVYKTLSNDRILTMEMIEGFKITDAENIIKIGIETKKVARTGLDLYLTQFLKHGFFHADPHPGNIFIKENGQIVFIDFGAMGRLYPNERELLINLIIYSLKKDVKKMIETIRELAVKFEVADERKFERELYGLIELVDENSLENIDVVTIFEKARKIFSNNQILLSEDIYLLVKGIGQIEGIGRHLDPTLNITKVMRPYMNKITKERMNPINIFKKGISKIETFSDNWLTLPTDMKILLEKIQNNELKHKHEIIGFDKFQKAFERLILAIIISSLFVGSSILALANIPPKIFGISGLGLLGFFISGIMGINLFLKSKK, encoded by the coding sequence GTGGAAATTATTAGCCAAAAGACAAAAAGAGTAATGAAACTTTCAGGAGTAATTGCAAAATATGGATTTAATGAATTGTTTAAAAGAGGGGAACTTGAGAAATATATTCCCAAAAACGTTAAACGTAAATACAGCGATAAAATTGAAGAAATAAATTCATATACTTTTTATGAAAGAATACGAATGGCAATCGAAGAAATGGGACCTGTTCATATAAAATTTGGGCAAATGTTAAGTAATAGAAAAGATATATTGCCTGAAGAATTTATTATAGAACTGCAGAAGTTACAGGATAATGTGGAAGTAGAGAAAATTGATGTAAGGAAAAAGCTGGATTTAGAGCTTGGAATTGATGTAAATGATTATTTTAGCGAGATAGAAGAAAATCCAATGGCTTCAGCTTCAATAGGGCAAGTATTCAGAGCAAAGCTAAAGACAGGAGAAAAAGTTGTTATAAAAATACAGCGGAAAAATATACGTCCTGTTGTTGAAGCTGATTTAGGTATTATGAAAAATCTTGCAAAAACTCTTGAAAAATATTATGATGATTTAAAAAGAATGAATATTAGCGAGATTGTAGAAAGTTTTGAAAAAATGTTAAATGAAGAGCTTTCGTTAAATAATGAGCTAAATAATATGCTTCGTTTTGCAAACAACTTTAAGAATGATAGTAGAATTCATGTTCCAGTTGTGTATAAGACACTTTCTAATGATCGTATTCTTACTATGGAAATGATAGAAGGATTTAAAATTACAGATGCTGAAAATATTATAAAAATTGGAATAGAAACAAAAAAAGTTGCAAGAACAGGACTTGACTTATATTTGACGCAATTTTTGAAACATGGATTTTTTCATGCTGATCCGCATCCTGGCAATATCTTTATAAAGGAAAATGGACAAATTGTGTTTATTGATTTTGGGGCGATGGGAAGGCTTTATCCGAACGAGCGGGAACTTTTAATCAATTTGATTATTTACTCTCTTAAAAAAGATGTGAAAAAAATGATTGAAACAATACGGGAACTGGCTGTAAAATTTGAAGTGGCAGATGAAAGAAAATTTGAAAGAGAGCTGTACGGTCTAATTGAGCTGGTAGATGAAAATTCATTGGAAAATATAGATGTAGTTACTATTTTTGAAAAGGCAAGAAAAATATTCAGTAATAATCAGATTCTGCTTTCAGAAGATATTTACCTATTAGTAAAGGGTATTGGGCAAATTGAAGGAATAGGAAGACATCTAGATCCGACTTTAAATATAACAAAAGTTATGCGACCATATATGAATAAAATTACCAAAGAAAGGATGAATCCAATTAATATTTTTAAAAAAGGTATTTCTAAAATTGAAACTTTTTCAGACAATTGGCTAACTTTGCCTACAGATATGAAAATTCTCTTAGAAAAAATTCAGAATAATGAATTAAAGCATAAACATGAAATAATTGGTTTTGATAAATTTCAAAAGGCTTTTGAGCGATTGATTTTGGCAATCATTATTTCATCACTGTTTGTCGGCTCTTCAATATTGGCTTTAGCAAATATTCCACCAAAAATCTTTGGAATTTCAGGACTGGGACTATTAGGATTTTTTATTTCAGGTATTATGGGGATAAATTTATTTTTGAAAAGTAAAAAATAA
- a CDS encoding vWA domain-containing protein: MKRISNLIVFLFLALSIFSVSKTKQITTSKNQEKMELVFILDKSGSMGGLESDTIGGFNSMLEKQKKLNNENIYVTTVLFDNEYKLLYSHVPIQKIKPLTENEYSPGGNTALLDAIGKTVSQVKSEQIKLSSKDKAKKVLFVIITDGMENASKEYNITTVKRLIETQKNTEKWEFIFLGANIDAIGTAQNLGVERSRAVQYKSDSIGTQNNYKAVERAIDGVRAGHLDESWKMEIEKDVENRGQ; encoded by the coding sequence ATGAAAAGAATTTCTAATTTAATCGTATTTCTATTTTTAGCTTTATCTATTTTTTCTGTTTCAAAAACTAAACAAATTACTACTTCAAAAAATCAAGAAAAAATGGAGCTTGTGTTTATTCTAGACAAAAGCGGATCAATGGGGGGACTGGAATCTGATACAATTGGAGGTTTCAATTCAATGTTAGAAAAACAAAAAAAATTAAATAATGAAAACATATATGTTACAACTGTCTTATTTGACAATGAATACAAATTATTATACAGCCATGTCCCAATACAAAAAATAAAGCCTCTAACTGAAAATGAATATTCTCCAGGCGGAAACACCGCTCTTTTAGATGCAATCGGAAAAACTGTTTCACAAGTAAAATCTGAACAGATAAAATTAAGCAGCAAAGATAAGGCAAAAAAAGTCTTATTTGTCATAATTACTGATGGAATGGAAAATGCAAGTAAAGAGTACAACATAACTACGGTAAAAAGATTAATCGAAACACAAAAAAATACTGAAAAATGGGAATTTATATTTTTAGGAGCAAACATAGATGCAATAGGAACAGCACAAAATTTAGGAGTAGAAAGATCAAGAGCTGTACAATATAAATCTGACAGCATTGGAACTCAAAACAATTATAAAGCAGTAGAAAGAGCGATAGATGGTGTAAGAGCAGGACATTTAGATGAAAGTTGGAAAATGGAAATAGAAAAAGATGTTGAAAACAGAGGACAATAA
- a CDS encoding TetR/AcrR family transcriptional regulator, whose translation MERKKGKKNQKRKKILDKAWELFKKNGYEETKVEDITSELGISKGSFYTYFKTKDEVLYEILEKVKKQNMERINKINVDQEPDKILEDYVISKMNYTVKLLNNMKISSIDKNLSNSKLKNFFEELKKISIEFIKKNIVEKFNKINGNKYNLEIISEFVYLAIEEFLYNEFVLKNFKNLESSDLINIENTDKFENSLKEVIKFINNAFK comes from the coding sequence TTGGAAAGGAAAAAAGGGAAAAAAAATCAAAAAAGAAAAAAAATACTGGATAAGGCATGGGAATTATTTAAAAAAAATGGATATGAAGAAACAAAGGTAGAGGATATTACCAGTGAACTAGGCATTTCCAAGGGAAGTTTCTATACGTATTTTAAAACAAAGGATGAAGTCCTGTATGAAATTTTGGAAAAAGTAAAAAAGCAAAATATGGAAAGAATTAATAAAATTAACGTTGATCAGGAGCCTGATAAAATTCTGGAAGATTATGTTATCAGTAAAATGAATTATACTGTTAAACTTCTCAATAATATGAAAATAAGTAGCATTGACAAAAATCTTTCAAATTCAAAACTAAAAAACTTTTTTGAAGAATTGAAAAAAATTTCAATTGAATTTATAAAAAAAAATATTGTTGAAAAATTTAACAAAATAAATGGAAATAAGTATAATTTGGAAATTATATCCGAATTTGTATATTTGGCAATAGAAGAATTTTTATACAATGAGTTTGTTCTGAAAAATTTTAAAAATTTAGAAAGCAGTGACCTTATAAATATTGAAAATACGGATAAATTTGAAAATTCATTGAAGGAAGTAATAAAATTTATAAATAATGCATTCAAATAA
- a CDS encoding TolC family protein, whose amino-acid sequence MKKNRIKLLTALLLLLSVISSFAQKITIQEAAEMAVKNNKDIKVGMLEVEQGQIDVDRSWKKQFFTVSYNVSANAHFKDILTKDVLTKTGESYQHYVSLSQPIYTGGKLKLGNEISKDNLKLAELKLDKTKKDTILSTVQAYIDVYDAISTLGVLQKSKEALDENYKIQTEKYNLRMVTKPEYREAERGVKDMEAQIVQQQGNIEIAKESLGILIGIPDSKNIEIVPFGVEDNFTKTVDLKKDLEKLQTLNTEYKIAQKQIDITKKNVKLEKASFMPTINGTINYGALSAKNKPKKLFNTKEFTSVAGVTFSWDIFDWGRKKDNVKYAEKTQEISEVKSEQTLDLVKANMRKTYYKLQALEKSLEALKLAVEKAEETYELEKERYKYNLITMNNLLDAEAKLRLSRVNYANTKLKYYYLVSQYGAFLD is encoded by the coding sequence ATGAAAAAAAACAGAATAAAGCTGTTAACAGCATTATTACTTTTATTATCTGTAATTTCCAGTTTTGCACAAAAAATTACGATACAGGAAGCTGCAGAAATGGCAGTAAAAAACAATAAGGACATCAAGGTAGGAATGCTGGAAGTGGAACAGGGACAGATTGATGTAGACAGAAGCTGGAAAAAGCAATTTTTTACAGTAAGCTACAATGTTTCGGCAAATGCACATTTTAAAGATATTTTGACTAAAGATGTCTTGACCAAGACAGGAGAATCATATCAGCATTATGTATCATTATCACAGCCAATTTATACAGGTGGAAAATTAAAATTGGGAAATGAAATAAGTAAGGATAATTTGAAATTAGCTGAGCTAAAATTGGATAAAACTAAAAAAGATACGATTTTAAGTACAGTTCAAGCATATATTGATGTTTATGACGCAATTAGTACACTTGGAGTGTTACAAAAATCGAAAGAAGCATTGGATGAAAATTATAAAATTCAGACGGAAAAATATAATTTGAGAATGGTTACAAAACCTGAATACAGAGAAGCGGAACGTGGCGTAAAAGACATGGAAGCGCAAATTGTACAGCAGCAGGGAAATATTGAAATTGCAAAGGAATCTTTGGGAATATTAATTGGAATACCGGATTCAAAAAATATTGAAATAGTTCCATTTGGAGTAGAAGATAATTTTACTAAGACAGTTGACTTAAAAAAAGACTTGGAAAAATTGCAAACTTTGAATACAGAATATAAGATTGCACAAAAGCAGATTGATATTACGAAAAAAAATGTAAAATTAGAAAAAGCCAGCTTTATGCCGACAATTAACGGAACAATAAACTATGGAGCATTAAGTGCGAAAAATAAGCCCAAAAAATTATTTAACACAAAAGAGTTTACATCAGTGGCAGGGGTAACATTCTCTTGGGATATTTTTGACTGGGGAAGAAAAAAGGACAATGTAAAATATGCCGAAAAGACTCAGGAGATTTCCGAAGTTAAGTCAGAACAGACATTAGATCTTGTTAAAGCAAATATGAGAAAAACATATTATAAGCTTCAGGCATTGGAAAAAAGTTTGGAAGCATTGAAACTTGCAGTGGAAAAAGCTGAAGAAACTTATGAACTGGAAAAGGAAAGATACAAATATAACTTAATTACAATGAATAATTTGCTGGATGCAGAGGCAAAACTAAGATTAAGCAGAGTAAATTATGCAAATACAAAGCTTAAATATTATTATTTAGTATCACAATATGGAGCATTTTTAGATTAA
- a CDS encoding efflux RND transporter periplasmic adaptor subunit: MKMKLYNKKIIVGIAIIAMLAISCGKKKTQATDNSRPVKVQIIGQNSISLGYKASGTLKGIEEVPYTATSSGEIVVINAKNGDSVRAGQVIVSIDNQTARSNVRRAASSVNTASSNINSSSAALDEARINYEKYAMLYEKRLVTETEYLNARTRYNSARANLSASRNNLTSARAELDSANDTNRKSVIKTNTTGTIANMKLELHQQTSAGNQLFTVINESEMQLEVGVSPEVISKIHIGTQARVKIDELKGEELVGTVYEAASAANSSSRQFTVKIKIPNSDRRLKSGMYGTASIDTGAESGIIIPKKAIVVKGVEQVVYIVRNGKAVAIPIKITNQNEEMAAVTGNGLTAGIELIVDGQNVVQNDEKIRRVQ, translated from the coding sequence ATGAAAATGAAGCTATATAATAAAAAAATTATAGTAGGGATAGCAATAATTGCGATGCTTGCAATATCTTGCGGAAAGAAAAAAACTCAGGCAACTGATAATTCAAGACCAGTAAAAGTGCAAATTATTGGACAAAATTCAATTTCTTTGGGATACAAGGCGAGCGGAACTTTGAAAGGAATTGAAGAAGTCCCATATACAGCTACTTCTTCTGGGGAAATAGTTGTAATAAATGCAAAAAATGGTGATAGTGTAAGGGCAGGACAAGTCATTGTCTCGATTGACAATCAAACTGCCAGATCGAATGTGAGAAGAGCGGCTTCAAGTGTAAATACAGCTTCATCAAATATCAATTCATCATCGGCAGCATTGGACGAAGCTAGAATCAATTATGAAAAATATGCTATGCTGTATGAAAAAAGGCTTGTAACAGAAACAGAATATCTAAATGCAAGGACTCGGTATAATTCAGCTAGAGCTAACTTGAGTGCTTCCAGAAATAATTTGACTTCAGCGCGGGCAGAACTGGATTCAGCGAATGACACAAATAGAAAATCTGTAATAAAAACAAATACAACAGGAACTATCGCAAATATGAAGCTGGAACTTCATCAGCAGACATCAGCAGGAAACCAGCTGTTTACAGTAATAAATGAATCAGAAATGCAGCTGGAAGTTGGAGTTTCACCTGAAGTAATTAGTAAAATTCACATCGGAACACAAGCCAGAGTAAAAATTGACGAACTGAAAGGGGAGGAGCTGGTAGGAACTGTATATGAGGCAGCTTCAGCGGCAAATTCATCAAGCAGACAATTTACAGTGAAAATCAAAATTCCTAATTCAGACAGAAGGCTAAAAAGTGGAATGTACGGAACTGCGAGTATAGACACAGGAGCTGAAAGCGGGATAATTATTCCTAAAAAGGCGATTGTTGTAAAAGGAGTGGAACAGGTAGTTTACATCGTTAGAAATGGAAAAGCGGTTGCAATTCCTATAAAAATAACTAATCAGAATGAGGAAATGGCGGCAGTTACTGGAAATGGATTAACAGCTGGAATAGAATTGATAGTTGATGGACAGAATGTTGTTCAGAATGATGAAAAAATAAGAAGAGTACAGTAG